The sequence below is a genomic window from Clostridium sp. BJN0001.
CCTGTATGCATTGACTTAACAGAAGTTCCTTCTGCTGACAAAATATCTATTCCTTTATTAAATTCCTTAATTCCAGATGGATTTTTTCTATATCCATAATAGCTAGATATACTGTTATACCATTTATAGTCTACAGGTGGTGAAAAACTTTGAAGTCCTCCAAAACTCTGCCCATAAACAGCATAAAGAGACACAGTATCCTCATCTGTCATTCTTTCAAGAACTATCTGTTCCAATGGCTTAACAGTTAGTGTTATATTAAAAATCTTATACTCATAAGTTTCTGGAACTTCCCTTGATTCACCTGTAGAAGGATCTACTACTGTTTTAGTTCTTGTCCTCTTTTCTATTGTTTCCTCTGTTTTTAATGTGTACTGTTCATTGAACAAACTTTGTAATTTTTCTAAAATATCCTCATATTTGAATTTTTTATATTTAGCTGACAAGTAATTTATAAGGGTAAATGGATTATGTTTAATTTCTGGAATTGAATATCGATACTCATCATATCCTGGATTATCTTCTTGAATTTCATCTATCCGCTTGCCAATTTCAAATTCCTGCTCATTGTAATAAAGCTCTGCCTTATCTATATCTTCAATTTCTGATTGATAACATGAAACCGATACTGTTTCCATAGTATTAGTAAGCATTATTGAGCATGAAGAAAAAGTAGTCATAACAACTATTAAAATCAATAACACTGCAATAATTACTCCTATTACCTTTGGATTTCTAGCAATAACCTTAGCTGTCGATTTAAGAATATTTTTGCTTGCACCTGCTATTGTTCTAATTCCTTGCTTAGATTTCTTATAGTTTTTTGCATACTGCTTTTTTATTCTTCTTTTCTGCATCATTTTATTTAATGGATTGGAACTTTTATATTCTGGATTTTCCTTTAAGAATTTTTGATACTGAAGCTTAACCTGAGCTCTATCTGTTTTCTTTTGAAGCTTGGAGATTCTTTTATATGGAATATCTCTTAATTTTCCTATTCTTTTTCCTGCAAATCTTAATGCTGACTCACCTAACCTCTCACTTTTATGTGCTGCTTCAACTCCTGAATTTTCTTTTTCTAATTCATTAACCTTACCATGTGTATAAGCAATCGTTTGTCTCTGTATTCTTTTGACACCATTTTTAATTACTCCATCACTTTTTCTTTTTTTGACTTCTTCTTCAAAATAGAGCTTGTGTTTAACCTTTTTATTTTCTTCTTCAAAAATTCTTTTTACTTTTAGCTTTTTCTTTTTAGGAATCTTATCCTTTGCATTTTCTAACTTTTCATTGAGCTTATCTGCCTTTCTTTCATATTTTTCTATTTTTTTATCAAGCCTAGATTTAACCTTCACTTCCTCCTCGTTCAATACTTCACCACCTTATTTTTAGCCAAAATAAAAGAGCCGCTAAATCTGATTAGTTACTCTTACTTTTTATACTATTTTATTTAAACTAACTTTACGCCAAGTTGGCATTAAGTCATTCTATTTCCTTAACCTCATCAGGTTTAGTAGTCATAATTTTATAAAGTATAGTATCTTTAGGAAATTTATCAACAAAAGGAATAATTACATTTCCATAAAATAAAAGGCCTTCTCCTTCATTTGCATGTGTTACATAAGAAAGTTGATGTGGTGAAATATTAAGCTGCTTTGCTAATATCTGTCTATCTCCTGATGCCTGATTAAGCATATAAATGAAATCACTATTTTCAAATATATTCTCTATTTCTCTACTTGACAAAAGATCTTTAACATTCTGAGTTATACCAGTTGGAATTCCACCCCACTTTCTAAATCTTTTCCATATTTCTACTGAGTAAGCTGCCGTCTGCTCTTCCTTAAGTAATAGATGGAATTCATCCATATAATATCTTGTAGATTTCTTTTCTGCCCTGTTTATTGTAACTCTGTTCCATACCTGATCCTGAACAATTAACATCCCCAATTTTTTAAGCTGTTTCCCAAGTTCTTTAATATCAAAACATACAAGCCTATTTTGTATATCAACATTTGTTCTATGGTTAAATACATTTAGCGAACCCTTAACATAAATTTCTATTGATGTAGCAATTCTTAAAGCTTCTGATTCCTTTTGTTCTTTTAAAAGGTTATATAGATCTTCAAGTACAGGCATTTTCTCTGACACAGGATCTTGTAAATATGCCTGATAAACTTTTCTTACACAACGGTCAATAATTGTTTTTTCAATTGGTTCTAATCCGTTCTTACCACCAACTATAAGTTCGCAAAGTGATAAAATAAAGTCACTTTTTAATGATAATGGACTTTCATCTTCTGAATAATTTAAATTAATGTCCATTGGGTTTATATACTGTGTACTTGTAGGCGAAACCTTTATAACTTGTCCCTTTAGCATGTTTACAAGTGGATAATATTCGCCTTCTGGATCACATACAATAATATCATCTGTCGTAATTAAAAATGCATTAGTCATTTCTCGCTTTGCACTAAAGGATTTACCTGCCCCTGGAGTACCTAGTATTAATCCATTTGGATTTTTTAATTTCTTTCTGTCTACCATAATCATATTTGATGATAATGCATTTAATCCATAATAAAGGGCTTCTCCATCCATAAAAAGCTCCTGTGTTGTAAATGGCACAAATATTGCTGTGGAAGATGTAGTTAAGCCTCTTTTAATTTCTATATTATTTAATCCAAGTGGGATTGATGACATAAGTCCTGCTTCCTGCATATAATCAAGACACCTTAAACTACAATTATATTTTTGTGCTATTCCCTGTGCCTGAAATACTATATTCTCAAGCTTCTGTTTTTTATCTGATGTATTCATTATTAAAACTGTTACTAAAAACATTCTCTCATTTCTTGACTGCAATTCCTCTAAGAGATGTTTTGCTTCCACTCCATATGTTGCTAAATCTGATGGAATAATATCCATATCATAACCGCTTCTTACAGCCTTTTTCTGTTCTTCTATTTTCATCTTATCAAGGTCTGTTATTTTTCTCTTTATCTGCTTTATTGCCTCCTTCTGGTCAATTGATCTTATATGAATATTTACTGTAACATCATTATCCATATCAAGAAAATCTGCAAGCATTCTATCTGTAAGCTCTGGTGCAAGTATCTGTAAAAATGATACCTTTCCAACTGTTTTTCCCATTCCAAATGTTCTGCTATCTCTAAAATCAAATGAAGTTGGTGAAATAAAATCTTTAGTTGTAAGCCCTGTTTTAGGTATCATATCATAGCTGAATATGAAAGGTTCCTTTGTATCTGAATTAAAGGTATCATGCATTATTTTTAGTCTTTCTTTTCCATTTAGACCATGAGCTGTTGCCCCTAAAACTTTAAAATTATTTAATATATCTATTTCTATCCTTTCAAGTCTCTGTTTTGCTGTCTTAAAATTATCTGCCTCTATTCCAAAAGTTATATATTTTGTTTTAACTAACCCATTATTACCTTTTGAAAGTTGCCCTTTAAGCATTTTTGCATATTCTGTCCTTATATTATTAAATTCATCTTTCTGCTCTGGTATCTCAATGCTCTTTTCAAATTCATTTATATTTACAGTCTGATTTATAAAAGAAAGCTGTACTGATATTGAGCTGTCAAAGTAATTTAGAAATTCACAGTAATTTTCAAATATTGCTGTTTTATCTTCATTTTGTGCAAGCTGATAATTTATATCATAAAACTGGATTGTCTTTGAATAATAATTTTCTTTAACCCTACATAATCCATCTTTATACATCTGAATATACGGAATACTTTGCTGTACAGATTTAGAAGCCTTCCCTTCCTTTTTTCCCTTTGATTTCACCGCTTCTTTCTTTTTCCTTTGAGATAAACTCTTATCTCTTATTAAATCTGATTTTTTTCTTGGTTTTTCTTTCACCTCTTAAAACCTCCTTATCAATTTTAATTTGATTTTCTATATAGTCATACATATTTTCTGTTTTATAATATCTAATCTTTGGATATATAAATGTCACCTTAATGTAATTCAAGGCTATTTTTTCAAAATGCATTCCATCTTTTTCATACATTGCAAAAAAGAAAAATGGAAGCATTATAAACACCATACATATTGCAGAAATTTCTGTACCTATGTAAGGTTTTGTAAATATATAAAATGGTACTCCAACTGCTGCCGCAGATCCAAAACATATGATCTGTCTTTTAGTTAAATTAAGTGCCACCTTTGTTTTTACCTTAGTTAAATCCTTTGGTACTGGTACATACGCCATATGTCTAAATTCCTCCTATCGATTAATGTGCATTAAATATAGTTTTTGACAATGTTCCTGTTTTAAAAAGACTAAAACATAGGATAACAGTATATGCTGCAATTGAAAACATAGCTGAATGTATATTATCTGATATACTCATTGATTTAACTAACACTACATAAATTGCTACACACACCATCATAAAAAATCCCTGGAAACCTAGAGCAAGAAGTCCTTTCAAATAGTTATTCCCAATAGTTCCCCATTCCCTGTTTGTCATTGTTGCAAAAGGAATTGGTGAAACTGATGTATAAAGATATATTTCTACCATTCTTCCATATAATATGACGGTTATTATTACTGAAAGAATTTTCATACTGACACTAACTAAGGTTGTTTCTACAGATAATAGAGCTAATTCTCCTATTTCCATATCAGACAGTTTGTCAGTCATCCCTTTTATTGTTTCTGAAACATCTATTTTAGCATTTCCAGTAATAAAAGCAGCACTATTATTTACTACATGCTGACCCACATCAAAAACTGCCATAGTTATATCAAAGGTATGGGTGACAAGATATACTGCCACCCACATTTTGAAAAAGTATTTAAAAAACATAAATGTATCAACATCATGCATATTATTTCTTTCCATTATCATTGAAATCAATTCATAACAAAGAACAAAGGTAATAATCATCCCTGCAATCGGGACTATTACATTTTCACTAAGGGATTTTATCATAGTAAATATATCACTATTCCATCCCTGTGGAGTTTGTCCTACTTGATTCGCTATTGTTCCTACCTTGCTATTAACTTCATCAAACATATTAGAAAGTGTACTTTGAATATAACTTATTAAAATTTCCTTAATCGCATCTAATAATTTATTAACTATTATGTCCATTTACTATTAGAATAGCCCTGACAATAATGGTATTAATGTTGTACCTATAAGCACTACGCCGCCGCCTGCCAT
It includes:
- a CDS encoding M23 family metallopeptidase: MNEEEVKVKSRLDKKIEKYERKADKLNEKLENAKDKIPKKKKLKVKRIFEEENKKVKHKLYFEEEVKKRKSDGVIKNGVKRIQRQTIAYTHGKVNELEKENSGVEAAHKSERLGESALRFAGKRIGKLRDIPYKRISKLQKKTDRAQVKLQYQKFLKENPEYKSSNPLNKMMQKRRIKKQYAKNYKKSKQGIRTIAGASKNILKSTAKVIARNPKVIGVIIAVLLILIVVMTTFSSCSIMLTNTMETVSVSCYQSEIEDIDKAELYYNEQEFEIGKRIDEIQEDNPGYDEYRYSIPEIKHNPFTLINYLSAKYKKFKYEDILEKLQSLFNEQYTLKTEETIEKRTRTKTVVDPSTGESREVPETYEYKIFNITLTVKPLEQIVLERMTDEDTVSLYAVYGQSFGGLQSFSPPVDYKWYNSISSYYGYRKNPSGIKEFNKGIDILSAEGTSVKSMHTGKVIEVSNSNDFGNYVVIEGSNGYTSKYAKLKTVNVSKGQEVKEGDIIGTSTEVIHIEILENNNYLNPIFFIYQ
- a CDS encoding VirB4-like conjugal transfer ATPase, CD1110 family, with the translated sequence MKEKPRKKSDLIRDKSLSQRKKKEAVKSKGKKEGKASKSVQQSIPYIQMYKDGLCRVKENYYSKTIQFYDINYQLAQNEDKTAIFENYCEFLNYFDSSISVQLSFINQTVNINEFEKSIEIPEQKDEFNNIRTEYAKMLKGQLSKGNNGLVKTKYITFGIEADNFKTAKQRLERIEIDILNNFKVLGATAHGLNGKERLKIMHDTFNSDTKEPFIFSYDMIPKTGLTTKDFISPTSFDFRDSRTFGMGKTVGKVSFLQILAPELTDRMLADFLDMDNDVTVNIHIRSIDQKEAIKQIKRKITDLDKMKIEEQKKAVRSGYDMDIIPSDLATYGVEAKHLLEELQSRNERMFLVTVLIMNTSDKKQKLENIVFQAQGIAQKYNCSLRCLDYMQEAGLMSSIPLGLNNIEIKRGLTTSSTAIFVPFTTQELFMDGEALYYGLNALSSNMIMVDRKKLKNPNGLILGTPGAGKSFSAKREMTNAFLITTDDIIVCDPEGEYYPLVNMLKGQVIKVSPTSTQYINPMDINLNYSEDESPLSLKSDFILSLCELIVGGKNGLEPIEKTIIDRCVRKVYQAYLQDPVSEKMPVLEDLYNLLKEQKESEALRIATSIEIYVKGSLNVFNHRTNVDIQNRLVCFDIKELGKQLKKLGMLIVQDQVWNRVTINRAEKKSTRYYMDEFHLLLKEEQTAAYSVEIWKRFRKWGGIPTGITQNVKDLLSSREIENIFENSDFIYMLNQASGDRQILAKQLNISPHQLSYVTHANEGEGLLFYGNVIIPFVDKFPKDTILYKIMTTKPDEVKEIE
- a CDS encoding PrgI family protein, producing MAYVPVPKDLTKVKTKVALNLTKRQIICFGSAAAVGVPFYIFTKPYIGTEISAICMVFIMLPFFFFAMYEKDGMHFEKIALNYIKVTFIYPKIRYYKTENMYDYIENQIKIDKEVLRGERKTKKKIRFNKR
- a CDS encoding VirB6/TrbL-like conjugal transfer protein, CD1112 family, producing the protein MDIIVNKLLDAIKEILISYIQSTLSNMFDEVNSKVGTIANQVGQTPQGWNSDIFTMIKSLSENVIVPIAGMIITFVLCYELISMIMERNNMHDVDTFMFFKYFFKMWVAVYLVTHTFDITMAVFDVGQHVVNNSAAFITGNAKIDVSETIKGMTDKLSDMEIGELALLSVETTLVSVSMKILSVIITVILYGRMVEIYLYTSVSPIPFATMTNREWGTIGNNYLKGLLALGFQGFFMMVCVAIYVVLVKSMSISDNIHSAMFSIAAYTVILCFSLFKTGTLSKTIFNAH